The genomic DNA GATAAGCAAAGCGAGGAATTGGGAACAATAAGCACATCCGAAAGCGATCAGAAAAAGGGGAATCTCACGGCGAAACTTACCGGTGCGGGATGAAAATATCCAATATTTGCTCCAGAAGAAATTATTGATCTGCGCAATCACATAAGCGGTGATATTGGTAGCGATATAGTTACAACCAAGCTTGTCCATCATCAGCCAGACAATCAAGACCGTAATTAACGCATTCAGCGTACCGACCAGTATAAACCGCATCACGCGCACCATATTTTTAGATTGTATGACCAAGTGTATTTCTTG from Parabacteroides merdae ATCC 43184 includes the following:
- a CDS encoding GtrA family protein, whose translation is MRFILVGTLNALITVLIVWLMMDKLGCNYIATNITAYVIAQINNFFWSKYWIFSSRTGKFRREIPLFLIAFGCAYCSQFLALLIMVEIFDLNEYLAQFLGLFIYGAVNYMMNKKITFQLTP